The proteins below are encoded in one region of Eulemur rufifrons isolate Redbay chromosome 2, OSU_ERuf_1, whole genome shotgun sequence:
- the RD3L gene encoding protein RD3-like has product MPLFGWMKWPKNDSHKPTHCPGSDVVTKTLLRELKWHLKERERLIQEIENEQKVKKTGVDYNWLRNYQNPHTTIPVTEQRQLEVLCSQVQLCQTGTILSRFREVLAENDVWPWEIVYIFKQVLKDFLSSADQGREQEDAGGARSAGCPARSAIPGESARGPDKDEIPTISSYVDKNTKNRLPTLSHRIWNLPYHYPSS; this is encoded by the exons ATGCCGCTTTTTGGCTGGATGAAATGGCCAAAAAACGATTCCCACAAACCCACACACTGTCCTGGCTCAGATGTGGTGACCAAGACTCTGCTTCGGGAATTAAAATGGCACCTAAAGGAACGAGAGAGATTAATACAAGAgattgaaaatgaacaaaaagtgaaaaaaacaggTGTGGATTACAACTGGCTCAGAAACTACCAGAACCCCCATACAACTATCCCAGTGACTGAACAAAGACAACTCGAAGTTCTCTGCTCACAAGTTCAACTTTGCCAAACTGGAACGATTCTCAGCAG ATTTCGAGAAGTTTTGGCAGAAAATGATGTATGGCCATGGGAGATAGTCTACATCTTCAAGCAAGTTCTGAAAGACTTCCTAAGCAGTGCTGACCAGGGGCGTGAGCAAGAGGACGCGGGGGGCGCACGCAGCGCAGGCTGTCCTGCTCGCTCTGCGATCCCCGGCGAAAGCGCCAGGGGTCCTGACAAAGATGAAATACCCACTATTTCAAGTTACGTAGACAAAAATACGAAGAACAGGCTCCCAACACTGTCACACAGAATATGGAACCTACCGTATCATTATCCATCAAGTTAA